The Oncorhynchus nerka isolate Pitt River linkage group LG15, Oner_Uvic_2.0, whole genome shotgun sequence genome contains the following window.
catggtctctcctatcattgctatgcagacgacacacaattaatcttctcctttcccccttctgatgaccaggtggcgaatcgcatctctgcatgtctggcagacatatccgtgtggatgacggatcaccacctcaagctgaacctcggcaagacggagctgctcttcctcccggggaaggactgcccgttccatgatctcgccatcacggttgacaactccattgtgtcctcctcccagagcgctaagaaccttggcgtgatcctggacaacaccctgtcgttctcaactaacatcaaggcggtggcccgttcctgtaggttcatgctctacaacatccgcagagtacgaccctgcctcacacaggaagcggcgcaggtcctaatccaggcacttgtcatctcccgtctggattactgcaactcgctgttggctgggctccctgcctgtgccattaaaccctacaactcatccagaacgccgcagcccgtctggtgttcaaccttcccaagttctctcacgtcaccccgctcctccgctccctccactggcttccagttgaagctcgcatccgctacaagaccatggtgcttgcctacggagctgtgaggggaacggcacctcagtacctccaggctctgatcaggccctacacccaaacaagggcactgcgttcatccacctctggcctgctcgcctccctaccactgaggaagtacagttcccgctcagtccagtcaaaactgttcgctgctctggccccccaatggtggaacaaactccctcacgacgccaggacagcggagtcaatcaccaccttccggagacacctgaaaccccacctctttaaggaatacctaggataggataaagtaatccctctcaccccccccccttaaaagatttagatgcactactgttccactggatgtcataaggtgaatgcaccaatttgtaagtcgctctggataagagcgtctgctaaatgacttaaatgtaaaatgtaatgtagttgggccgttccccaccacagacagtggaaaccgctgggtgctcacggccatggactatttcacaaaatggcccgaggcctatgctctgcctgaccaggaggcagagaccatcgtcgacgccctgacagcggggatgttcagcaggtttggagctgcagagtccatccacagcgaccaaggcagaaactttgagtcccgtgtgttcgccaccatgtgtgagaggctgggtatgcacaagacccgcattactcctctccatcctcaaagtgatggccttgtggagcgcttcaacaaaacgcttggacagcagctggccatcgtctcttccaaacaccagcgtgactgggacaagcacctgcctatggtcctcatggcatgccgctccgctgtccaagactccacctcctgcacgcctgccctcctcatgctggggagagagatccgcacccctgcggagatggcgtttggtcggcccctggatagccctcatgttcctccggggccggagtatgcccggagactccaggaccgcctggagacagcccacaccttcgccagagagcagctggtgaatgcaggtgtgaggcagaaaaggaactatgacgtgcacacccggggaaggcactttgtggctggggagctggtctgggtctacagcccctaaggaaaaaaaggcagatgccccaagttggacagtcactgggtgggaccctgcagtgtcctggagagggtaggggaggttgtgtaccgggtgcagcttcctcccaggggagaaaggtggcactgcaccgggacaggttagccccatacagaggggcctcttctccccaaaccccaggaacccccacaattcccctctctggcaatgacattctccaggcacccaccctcaggtgccgcagacaaggctccagacagcccactcccctgtctccccctgtgtcaccgcgtggttccccagaaccacggactgtattacccgttcccgcttccttgtcccccatatccctgccttcatcccctggttcccagaggggcactctgcgaccatcacggccacgcaggcaaaggagacctccgggtcgcttcagagactttgtttgttccctcggggacgagggactttgtggtgggggggctgtgtagcgacccgcacagacagctgtgtgttatgtgctaggctaggaggtggttgcgttgtactgaccagtacccggtgttcgcggggtccgacatgtcaatcaacctgctatctgccaatcacgggaatgcctggaatgttctgatgccgggcatcctggtggttggcggagtggcgtggaggggggttgggcattggaagttaagaccaggttcagcctttgttctctctctctttacgtctgggcttcacaagagaaggtcacgattggcttgtgggttatctgtcatctatttggcgtgtgctacggcccaaacagtagcctgtgtaaagttggttcaataaaccgtcaattcgcacactcaagcctctgtctggacaattgttcatttatgatctagtcaggtcattacaatatgcTTAAATAAGAACAATATTTTCTGAAGGCTTATTTGAGTTTTTAAGGACAAGGCTCAACAATTTGACAAACATTATTAAATCCATATCGTTCTTTCAGACTCCAGCTAAACGTTCTGTATTTCATCTGCATAAAGGCGCGAGCTAAACGCACTGTAACTGGTAGCCTAGCAACAAGAATCACCTCTTTTTCTGTTGCGGAGTTTCAACtgtcattttttttaaaatttgGTCGCGTGGGTAAATGGTGTGCGGTCGAACGGACAACTGGACCAACGAAGAAGTGAGAAGCTGTTCAGAAAATACCTCAAAGAAGTGGACCGCGAAATTGAGTAGCTAATTTCATGTTTTATTTATCTTAGAAACCAGACTAAAGAacgtccagcctctctctgaacgttagctaatttggccagcccagtccagcctctctctgaacgttagctaatttggccagcagcccagtccagcctctctctgaacgttagctaatttggccagcccagtccagcctctctctgaacgttagctaatttggccagcagcccagtccagcctctctctgaacgttagctaatttggccagcagtccagcctctctctgaacgttAGCTAATTTGGCCAGCAGTCCAGGCTCTCTCTGAACGTTAGCTAATTTGGCCAGcagcccagtccagcctctctctgaacgttAGCTAATTTGGCCAGCAGTCCAGGCTCTCTCTGAACGTTAGCTAATTTGACCAGcagcccagtccagcctctctctgaacgttGGCTAATTTGGCTAGCAgtccagtccagcctctctctgaacatTATGCTAATTTGGCCagcagcccagtctctctctgaactttagctaatttggccagcagcccagcctctctctgaacgttagctaatttggccagcccagtccagcctctctctgaacttTAGCTAATTGGCcagcagtccagcctctctctgaacatTATGCTAATTTGGCCagcagcccagtctctctctgaactttagctaatttggccagcagcccagcctctctctgaacgttagctaatttggccagcccagtccagcctctctctgaacgttAGCTAATTTGGCCAGCAGTCCAGGCTCTCTCTGAACGTTAGCTAATTTGACCAGcagcccagtccagcctctctctgaacgttagctaatttggccagcagcccagcctctctctgaacgttagctaatttggccagcagcccagtctctctctgaacattatgctaatttggccagcagtccagcctctctctgaacttTATGCTAATTTGGCCagcagcccagtctctctctgaacattatgctaatttggccagcagcccagtctctctctgaacgttaacTAATTTGCCCAGcagcccagtccagcctctctctgaatgttagctaatttggccagcagtccagcctctctctgaatgTTAGCTAATTTGGCCAGCAGTCCAGCCCTCTCTCTGAACTTTAGTTAATTTGGCcagcagtccagcctctctctgaacgttagctaatttggccagcagtccagcctctctctgaatgTTAGCTAATTTTGCcagcagtccagcctctctctgaacttTAGTTAATTTGGCCAgcagtccatcctctctctgaaCGTTAGCTAATTTGGCCAGCAGCCCAGGCTCTCTCTGAACGTTAGCTAATTTGGCCAGcagccagtctctctctgaacgttagctaatttggccagcagcccagcctctctctgaacgttagctaatttggccagcagcccagcctctctctgaacgttagctaatttggccagcagtccagcctctctctgaacatTATGCTAATTTGGCcagcagtccagcctctctctgaacttTATGCTAATTCGGCCagcagcccagtctctctctgaacattatgctaatttggccagcagcccagtctctctctgaacgttaacTAATTTGACCAGcagcccagtccagcctctctctgaatgttagctaatttggccagcagtccagcctctctctgaatgttagctaatttggccagcagtccagcctctctctgaacttTAGTTAATTTGGCcagcagtccagcctctctctgaacgttagctaatttggccagcagtccagcctctctctgaatgTTAGCTAATTTTGCcagcagtccagcctctctctgaacttTAGTTAATTTGGCcagcagtccagcctctctctgaacgttAGCTAATTTGGCCAGCAGCCCAGGCTCTCTCTGAACGTTAGCTAATTTGGCCAGcagccagtctctctctgaacgttagctaatttggccagcagccagtctctctctgaaCATTAGCTAATTTGGCCAGCAGCCCAGTCCACTCTCtcattttttaattgaacctttatttaactaggcaagtcagttaagaataaatccgtatttataatgacggcctaccaccggtcaaacccggacgacgctgggcctcccaatcacggccggttgtgatacagcctagagaCGCCTCTAGCTCTGAGCTGCAGTGCCTTATACTGCTGGAGCCTGTCTACTCCTTATATCTAATAACATGTCAGATATTCGGGAATATATATAAAGATATTCCCCTGATTACTGACCGTTTTCGCCCAGGGATAGTTATAAGAATCAGCAGCAGAGAGACTAAGAGACATGCTTGTGGCTCTCATTATATCAGACAACGAGAGGAAGCTTAAAAGCTGCAACTCTCAAATGcgaaaagaaatgtgtgtgtgtgtgtgtgtgtgtgtgtgtgtgtgtgtgtgtgtgtttgaggcctCCTTTCTTCTACAGAGTGTCTGCATTAACTACCACAGGGACTGACTGCCACAGAtactaacagagagacagagagggagagattgtttattgtttatcctgttccactggatgtcataaggtgaaagcaccaatttgtaagtcgctctggataagagcgtctgctaaatgacttaaatgtaaatgttaaatgtttatttcactttatatattcactttatatattatctacctcacttgctttggcaatgttaacacatgtttcccatgccaataaagcccttgaattgaattgaattgaaaaattgagagagagagagagagagacagacagacagacagacagacagacagacagacagacagacagagagagagagagagagagagagagagaggacagagagagagaggacatgaaccactacacacagacacagacagacagacagacagagagaggacatgaaccactacacacagacagacagacagacagtactgcaTACTGTAGTTATATAGAGAAAGTActgcagtagtgagtcatttagcagactctctgatccagagacactacagtagtgagtcatttagcagactctctgatccagaaacATTACAGTAGTgattcatttagcagactctctgatccagagtcactacggtagtgagtcatttagcagactctctgatccagagccactacagtagtgagtcatttagcagactctctgatccagagacactacagtagtgagtcatttagcagactctctgatccagagacactacggtagtgagtcatttagcagactctcagtgagtcatttagcagactctctgatccagaaacactacagtagctagtcatttagcagactctctgatccagaaacactacagtagtgagtcatttagcagactctctgatccagagacactacagtagtgagtcatttagcagactctctgatccagagacactacggtagtgagtcatttagcagactctctgatccagagactctacagtagtgagtcatttagcagactctctgatccagcgAGACCTACAGTAGcaactagggttaagtgccttgctcaagggtacattGACTATACCATAAAGTCTGAGGAACTGTCTGTAGATATTAGagatagaattgtgatgaggcatatatctgggttGATCATGAAATTATTCTTGTTGTGTTGtaagtttccaagagcacagtggtctccatcgtCCATCAGAgtctacccagactctgcctagagctggtcTCCATCAGAgtctacccagactctgcctagagctggtgTCCATCAGAGtttacccagactctgcctagagctggtgTCCATCAGAgtctacccagactctgcctagagctggtgTCCATCAGAgtctacccagactctgcctagagctggtcTCCATCAGAgtctacccagactctgcctagagctggtgTCCATCAGAGtttacccagactctgcctagagctggtgTCCATCAGAgtctacccagactctgcctagagctggtcTCCATCAGAGTCTACCCagactctccctagagctggTGTCCATCAGAGTCTActcagactctgcctagagctggtgTCCATCAGAGTATACCCAGACTGCCTAGAGCTGGTGTCCATCAGAGTCTActcagactctgcctagagctggtgTCCATCAGAgtctacccagactctgcctagagatGGTCttctgaccaaactgagcaaccgggccagaaggaccttggtcagaacctcagagttccttggctgagatgggagaacctgccagaaggacaacagtctctacagcacttcacttCACCAATCTGGACTTTACGGGAGAGTGGCCATACAGAAGCCACTCGTGGGAAAAAAGGTCACATGACACCTGGAGTTAGCAAACAGGTCACATGACACCTGGAGTTAGCAAACAGGTCACATGACACCTGGAGTTAGAAAAAAGGTCACATGACACCTGGAGTTAGCAAACAGGTCACATGACACCTGGAGTTAGAAAAAAGGTCACATGACACCTGGAGTTAGCAAACAGGTCACATGACACCTGGAGTTAGAAAAAAGGTCACATGACACCTGGAGTTAGCAAAAAGGTCACATGACACCTGGAGTTAGCAAACAGGTCACATGACACCTGGAGTTAGAAAAAAGGTCACATGACACCTGGAGTTAGCAAAAAGGTCACATGACACCTGGAGATAGCAAACAGGTCACATGACACCTGGAGTTAGCAAACAGGTCACATGACTCCTGGAGTTAGCAAACAGGTCACGTGACATCATAAGGCAAAAGATGCTGTAGTCTGATGAGACAAACATGTACCTATTTGGCCTGAACGCAAAGACcaacgtctggagaaaaccaggcacagcacatcacccgtctaacaccatcctacaatgaagcatggtggtggcagcttcaTGCTATGGGGAGGTTTTCCAGCGGTAGGGACTGGATCGAGGggacaatgaatggagccaattACAGGAAAATCCTTagtgaaaacctgcttcagagtgcaaacaacCTTAGATGAGGgatgaagattcaccttccaacaggacaatgaatcCAAGCATACCGCCAAAGCAATGCTGGAATGGATTCAGAATAAGAATGTGAaactccttgagtggcccaggcaaagcccagacttgaatcccattgaaaatctgtggaaattACTGTTCACCGCCATTTCCCCATCTAACTGAAGAGAGATTacgaagaatgggagaaaatccccaaatcctgatgtgcaaagctgatccagacatccccaagatgactcaaagctgagccagacatacccaagacgactcaaagctgatacagacatacccaagacgactcaaagctgagccagacatacccaagacgactcaaagctgatacagacatacccaagacgactcaaagctgatccagacatacccaagacgactcaaagctgatacagacatacccaagatgactcaatgctgatacagacatacccaagacgactcaaagctgatacagacatacccaagacgactcaaagctgatccagacatacccaagacgactcaaagctgatacagacatacccaagatgactcaatgctgatacagacatacccaagacgactcaaagctgatccagacatacccaagacgactcaaagctgatacagacatacccaagacgaatCAACACTGattcagacatacccaagacgactcaaagctgatacagacatacccaagacgactcaacaCTGATTCAGACATACCCAAGAGGactcaaagctgatccagacatacccaagacgactcaaagctgatacagacatacccaagacgactcaaagctgataccgacatacccaagaggactcaaagctgatacagacatacccaagacgactcaacgatgatacagacatacccaagaggactcaaagctgatacagacatacccaagactgTAAAGctaatacagacatacccaagacgactcaaagctgagccagacatacccaagacgactcaaagctgatccagacatacccaagacgactcaaagctgatacagacatacccaagacgactcaaagctgatacagacatacccaagacgactcaacaatgatacagacatacccaagacgactcaaagctgatccagacatacccaagacgactcaaagctaaTACAGACATAatcaagacgactcaaagctgatccaaacatacccaagacgactcaaagatgatacagacatacccaagacaactcaaagctgatacagacatacccaagacgactcaaagctgagccagacatacccaagacgactcaaagctgatccagacatacccaagaggactcaaagctgatccagacatacccaagacgactcaaagctgacccagacatacccaagacgactcaaagctaatacagacatacccaagacgactcaacaCTGATTCAGACATACCCAAGaggactcaaagctgatacagacatacccaagacgactcaacactgatacagacatacccaagacgactcaaagctgagccagacatacccaagacgactcaaagctgagccagacatacccaagacgactcaaaggtgatccagacatacccaagacgactcaaagctgatccagacatacccaagacgactcaaagctgagccagacatacccaagacgactcaaagatGTAATTGCCgccaaaaggtgcttctacaaagtattgacattGTGGGGCATTATGTgataaataaaatgttatttgattttgataggacacacacaccactccctcTTTTACCCTCTCAGGGCGCTGGGCAGAGTCTTTCCCTTCTCTGATTGGCTGTAGCAGTTCCCTTGGGGTTCTGgcacctcccctttctctctcagcaTGGCGACGGCTGCCGTGGCGATGATGCCCACTCCGTCTCTAAGGCGGCTCTCCAAGGGATACTCCATCTCGTTGTAGGACACAGAGATCATCCCCAGGGGATAGATGTCTGGGGTGAAGTCGGGGTTCCCTGTGGTCAGACTTGGTACGATCCAGATGTAGCCCGACCCAGTCAGACCCAGAGACCTGGCCTCTTCCAATATATACCTGCAGGGGGATCAGATTGTTTAGAATAGTATACTGGAGAAGGAAGATGAAGTGAGACATCCCACTCCCTCATTTGTAAGGTTTCAACGGAAATCAATGAACTAAGTAGACCAGAACCAGGTGCTACATCACTGGTGTCTAAGAGGCAGCTACTCCATTTTAAGTAGACAATGGTAAACGGCCTGACTGAGCTATGTTTATGAACTAATATATTGACGGTCCAGGATCAACACAGTTAAATGGTGAACCAGGATCAACACAGTTAAATGGTGAACCAGGATCAACACAGTTAAATGGTGAACCAGGATCAACACAGTTAAATGGTGAACCGGGATCAACACAGTTAAATGGTGAACCGGGATCAACACGGTTAAATGGTGAATCAGGATCAACACAGTTAAATGGTGAACCGGGATCAACACAGTTAAATGGTGAACAGGGATCAACACAGTTAAATGGTGAACCAGGATCAACACAGTTAAATGGTGAACCAGGATCAACACAGTTAAATGGTGAACCGGGATCAACACAGTGAACCAGGATCAACACAGTTAAATGGTGAACAGGGATCAACACAGTTAAATGGTGAACAGGGATCAACACAGTTAAATGGTGAACAGGGATCAACACAGTTAAATGGTGAACCGGGATCAACACAGTTAAATGGTGAACCGGGATCAACACAGTTAAATGGTGAACCGGGATCAACACAGTTAAATGGTGAACCAGGATCAACACAGTTAAATGGTGAACCGGGATCAACACAGTTAAATGGTGAACCAGGATCAACACAGTTAAATGGTGAACCAGGATCAACACAGTTAAATGGTGAACCAGgatcaacaacacaacacaacataatataacagcagtaCAGCAGTATAACAGCCTCTAGTACCTAGCCTCTTCCTAGCAGCAGTATAACAGCCTCTAGTACCTAGCCTCTTCCTAGCAGCAGTATAACAGCCTCTAGTACCTAGCCTCTTCCTAGGAGCAGTACAGCAGTATAACAGCCTCTAGTACCTAGCCTCTTCATTGGAGCAGTATAACAGCCTCTAGTACCTAGCCTCTTCCTAGCAGCAGTATAACAGCCTCTAGTACCTAGCCTCTTCCTAGGAGCAGTACAGCAGTATAACAGCCTCTAGTACCTAGCCTCTTCCTAGCAGCAGTATAACAGCCTCTAGTACCTAGCCTCTTCCTAGCAGCAGTATAACAGTCTCTAGTACCTAGCCTCTTCCTAGCAGCAGTATAACAGCCTCTAGTACCTAGCCTCTTCCTAGCAGCAGTATAACAGCCTCtagtacctagcctcttcttagCAGCAGTATAACAGCCTCTAGTACCTAGCCTCTTCCTAGTAGCAGTATAACAGTCTCTAGTACCTAGCCTCTTCCTAGTAGCAGTATAACAGCCTCTAGTACCTAGGCTCTTCCTAGTAGCAGTACAGCAGTATAACAGTCTCTAGTACCTAGCCTCTTCCTAGTAGCAGTATAACAGCCTCTAGTACCTAGCCTCTTCCTTGGAGCAGTATAACAGCCTCTAGTACCTAGCCTCTTCCTTGGAGCAGTATAACAGCCTCTAGTACCTAGCCTCTTCCTAGTAGCAGTATAACAGTCTCTAGTACCTAGCCTCTTCCTTGGAGCAGTACAGCAGTATAACAGCCTCTAGTACCTAGCCTCTTCCTTGgagcagtataacagtataacatcCTCTAGTACCCAGCCTCTTCCTAGCAGCAGTATAAAAGCCTCTAGTACCTAGCCTCTTCCTAGCAGCAGTATAACAGCATCTAGTACCTAGCCTCTTCCTAGCAGCAGTATAACAGCCTCTAGTACCTAGCCTCTTCCTAGCAGCAGTATAACAGCCTCTAGTACCTAGTCTCTTCCTAGCAGCGGTATTACAGCCTCTAGTACCTAGCCTCTTCCTTGGAGCAGTACAGCAGTATAACAGCCTCTAGTACCTAGCCTCTTCCTAGTAGCAGTACAACAGCCTCTAGTACCTAGCCTCCTCCTAGCAGCAGTATAACAGCCTCTAGTACCTAGCCTCTTCCTAGTAGCAGTACAGCAGTATAACAGCCTCTAGTTCCTAGCCTCCTCCTAGCAGCAGTATAACAGCCTCTAGTACCTAGTCTCTTCCTAGCAGCAGTATAACAGCCTCTAGTACCTAGCCTCCTCCTAGCAGCAGTATAACAGCCTCTAGTACCTAGCCTCTTCCTAGTAGCAGTACAGCAGTATAACAGCCTCTAGTTCCTAGCCTCCTCCTAGCAGCAGTATAACAGCCTCTAGTACCTAGTCTCTTCCTAGCAGCAGTATAACAGCCTCTAGTACCTAGCCTCTTCCTTGGAGCAGTATAACAGCCTCTAGTACCTAGCCTCTTCCTAGTAGCAGTATAACAGCCTCTAGTACCTAGCCTCTTCCTAGCAGCAGTATAACAGCCTCTAGTACCTAGCCTCTTCCTAGTAGCAGTATAACAGCCTCTAGTACCTAGCCTCTTCCTAGTAGCAGTGTAATAGCCTCTAGTACCTAGCCTCTTCCTAGTAGCAGTATAACAGCCTCTAGTACCTAGCCTCTTCCTAGTAGCAGTATAATAGCCTCTAGTACCTAGCCTCTTCCTAGTAGCAGTATAACAGCCTCTAGTACCTAGCCTCCTCCTTGGAGCAGTACAGCAGTATAACAGGACTCTGGATCCTCTTCAGCTGGATATGAGCTTTAGAGTTGGCGTCTCCGTCCACAGCGTCCAGCGTGACGACGCTCTGAAGGTCCCAACGCACAAAGCTGTGGTCCACCGTCACACGCAGGACATTAATGAactcctacagacagacacaacggTTACTGGGGGTTGGGggtgtgttgtgtctgtctgtctgtgtgtgtgtgtgtgtgtgtaatgtgtgtgtgtgtgtgtgtgtgtaatgtgtgtgtgtgtgtgtgtgtgtgtgtgtgtgtgtgtgtgtgtgtgtgtgtgtgtgtgtgtgtgtgtgtgtgtgtgtgtgtgtgtgtgtgtgtgtgtgtgtgtgtgtgtgtgtgtacctggtacccGGGGAACTTAGAGGTGACTATAGAGAAGATGTGCCAGTCATATTCCTCCATGATATTCATCATCAGTAACGCCTCCTGCATCAGAGACGCTCCAAACTGGAAGAATGTGGACTCCACAtcctggggagggagaggggggggtagagagggggagagggaagggagaggagaggtgagggagtggagagtggagagagggagggagaaggtatTGTTACCAGGCATGTCACAGAAGTAGAAAGCTAAtatcagtagagagaggaggtagagagaagaggtagagagagggcctGGTgatgacagatggagagaggaggtagagaggggaggtagagaggggaggtagagagaggaggtagagagagggcctGGTGATTACatatggagagaggaggtagagagagggcctGGTGATTACatatggagagaggaggtagagagaggaggtagagagagggcctGGTGATTACatatggagagaggaggtagagagatgaggtagagagaggaggtagagag
Protein-coding sequences here:
- the LOC135560315 gene encoding glutamate receptor ionotropic, NMDA 2A-like, whose product is MGRLGWVLLTLPALLSQISVPAAAQKPPGLSVGVILGQTRPISDQDIIPVRRNDDPVELTVTTLRINQTDPKTVITQVCELLQKKPLHGLVFADGSDQEAISQILDFLSSQTSLPVLGVYGGSSMIMADKDVESTFFQFGASLMQEALLMMNIMEEYDWHIFSIVTSKFPGYQEFINVLRVTVDHSFVRWDLQSVVTLDAVDGDANSKAHIQLKRIQSPVILLYCSKEEARYILEEARSLGLTGSGYIWIVPSLTTGNPDFTPDIYPLGMISVSYNEMEYPLESRLRDGVGIIATAAVAMLREKGEVPEPQGNCYSQSEKGKTLPSALRG